The genomic stretch AAGACTCTGATGTTCTTTGAGGGATGTCCAAAGCCTCTATGTTGTACTGTAAGTCTATGCTATCAACCAGGAgagatatgttttaaaaatgagaataaaCGGCATAAGTAGTCATGctcttaattatttacttcttgtgaaaaaatacatatttgtCTAAATAGTacatagttttcatttttcatgacAGTGTAACTGAGCCTTATGAGAAAAAAGGGATTTAAATGCTTTCTGACACTTTTCTAAAAGTATCTTCTTGTAATTTTAAGTCCTGAATTATACAGAtctattataataaattctcAGTTTTACATATCTCGGGTGAAAAGACCAGGACATTGGTATTGCTTGTTTTTAACCTGGGACATAATTCTAAAGGTTAAGTAATTATTGTTTGCATATTTGAGATATCACAATATTGATTGCTATATTTCTAGTTTTGTCTTCAAATAGTTGAGTTCTTATAGGATGTGTCAAATTGGCATGGTAATACTAATCTACAGTAGACTTTTTCAGTAGAACTAGCCTATGCTTTCCTCTGCAAAGTTACCTGAACAAACTTCTGAGATATAACTATCAGAGATAATGGAGACTAATTGTTTTGCCTTCAGATTTTGCTCAGGGGTGCCTGTGGAGATGAACTTAAAAAAGTTAAGCATGTTGTTCAATATGCAACTTTTGCTGCCTATCATCTGGCTCTAGAAACATGCTTCCTGGCTGATGAAGGTGCTTCAGTTCCAGAGCTCCCATTGAACTCCCCAATAACAGTTGCCCTTCCTCATAATCCATCAAATATAGACAGGTCTATCTCCGCTATACCTGGGTTTACTTGCCCTTCGCCAGACAAGTCTTCAGAGCCTAAACCTAGCATGGAAATTGGGCAATATGGAAAAGATGCTGTTCCGAATAGAGACTCATCTATAATTAGTAATAATGTCGTCAATTTGAACTCTCTAAGGCTGTTAAAGTCCAATGCTTCCTCCACTTCCTTGTCTTTGCTGAAGCAGGATGTTTCTATTTCCGACAATAATATGCTTTCCTCCAAATTTACCTCAGAGGCAAATATACGTCTGGACAACAAAGATGATGATACAGTTCCTATCTCTGGTAAAGGTGAGGTTTCAAGTCAGCTTCGTAACTCTATTTATATAAGCAGCAATGCATTGGATGGAAATACCCAAGCTTCAAATGGTTCAACATCTCAAAGACCTGAAAGCTCTAGTACTAATCTAGTGACCACCAAATCTTCAAAGGAAGATTTCCCCTTGTCACCTTCTGACCAACAGAACATTTTGGTGTCTTTGTCAACACGTTGTGTGTGGAAGGGAACTATTTGTGATCGTGCTCATCTCTTACGAATCAAATACTATGGGAGCTTTGATGAGCCTTTGGGTCGGTTTCTACGGGATCGTTTGTTTGATCAGGTAATATAGTCTTCTAATGATTATTAACAATAGGAAGGAGATCGTAATATTCCTTCAGGGTTTGCCTGccttttttgaaaaatatgcTTATCCGTGtctcatataaataaaaaagaaaaaagtatcAGGTAGtaaaagattttttcttaTCTGAAAGTGTTATCATTACTATCATTCATCTTCTTGCAGAATTATCGATGTCGTTCGTGTGGTATGCCCTCTGAGGCACATGTGAATTGTTATACACATCCACAAGGCAGCcttacaatatctgctaagaAACTCCCAGACTTTTTCTTACCAGGAGAATCCGAAGGTAAAATTTGGATGTGGCACCGGTGTCTGAAGTGCCCTCGGACCAATGGCTTCCCACCAGCCACTAGGAGAGTTATTATGTCTGATGCTGCCTGGGGTTTATCATTTGGTAAATTTTTGGAGTTAAGTTTTTCAAATAATGCAGCTGCCAGCCGTGTTGCAGGTTGTGGCCATTTCCTTCATAGAGATTGTCTCCGGTTCTATGGGTATgatttatatagttttatttctCCAGctatgaagtttgattgtcaCATATCAGTTCGAGCATGACAATAAATTAACTAGTTTACTTTAcatatgatttttaatttcctaAACGTTGTCTATGTGATATTTACAATTCATTATCGAAATGGAAATCACATGAGCTCCACAACTTTGAAAGCTGGAGGAAGAGATGCTTTGGACGGTTGGATTAAACTTGTTACTGCATTACTATCATCATCCTTTTGaactaactttttttttttgttatttttctttttaagactagaaatttctatttataaattgaaaatattatgcATTAAATAGTATAAGCTCGGAAATCTTTTCTTAAAGAATCTGTTTtctcaaaaaaagaaaaaaagaaaaagaaaaaaaaagaagaaagaaataaaagagaaaggaaagaatgCATTAATACCTTTCAGACACTACTACATTATTCACTTTGGACATGATTTTTCAATTGTCATAGAAGTGTTTCCACTCGACGGTCATACAAAGCTTTTAGACCACCTTTCTGGTTGTTCTATTTGTGTGAAATTTTGGAAAACTTCTAAATATTCTTCTATGGGGTTAGGATCCTCATGGATCACATTATGTGCCTGCGCCTGCGCCTGCACCCTGGTCCTCAGTTACAGAGGAGCTTTCCTGTTTTCTGGTATGATTAATGTAGACAAACAGGAGATCTTTTTGTGATCCCGAACATTTATTTGGCTTTCGGTTGGAAACTTACTATTTGTAATCTTCCATTGATTGGAATGGAAGTTTTGTTAATTTCCTgctaaagaaaaaggaaaaatgctCGAAGATTCAGTTAAATAGGATCATTCTTATCTGTTTCTGTCATTCACATGTGCAGGTTTGGAAGAACGGTTGCATGTTTCCACTATGCAGCAATTAATGTTCAGTCTGTTCATATCCCGCCGTCCCTAATTGAATTTTACCATAATAATCTGGAGTGGATTAATAAGGAAGCAAATGAGGTACAACGACCTTGAATTCAACTTCAGAAGGCTTAAAGCCactgatttaaaatttttaagactAATCAGTTTTTGGTCGCTTCTACTAGGTACATAACAGGGCTGAAACTCTATTTGCTGAAGTATGTAAAGCTCTTCCTCTGATTCCAAAGCATGAATTGGGCTCAGAGCAAGAAGATTTTGGGGTAAATGAATTGAACCATTACATTCAAGAACTAGAGCAAATCATTATCATGGAGAAAGAAGATTTTGAGGTaggattagggttttatttttaattatatcttaatttGGAATCTGATTATAACACATTATGCTCGTTTTGTGAGGGGAAGTTGTTTTATGATATCTGTTGAAACTTCGCCATATGCATTCATGTGCATTTAATGGCTTGATCCACTTGTGGAAGGAAAGTATCTATGAACTTGACTCACTAATCCTATCAACAAATATGAATCCCTTATTTgaaatatagaattaaatagttttatttgGGATCCTTGACTAAAGATGGTCTTAATTTGTAggcaaacaaacaaattttctattatgcaatatggattattattatagGCCAATGATGTTTCTAGGTTGTCATTTTCCCTGCATTGTAAAACTATCTTTGTGGGGAAGGAAGCTTTATGCTTTGGTTCTTCTGACTTATTCCAACAAGTTATTATAGGTGCATTTTAATGAAGTACTATCTGGAGAGACGACAGTTGGCCAGCCTACAGTTGATATTTTTGAGATCAATAAACTGCATATGCacattctctttctttcatatatttgGGTTCAGCGCTTAAGTTACGCAGTCACTTTGAGAAGGAAGAATTCCCCATATAGTTCAAGCAATGACCTTCTAACACTGGATGAAAGAGGAATTGAATCAGTGGAAGAGTTTGTAGAATTTACTCTGGGATTGGGACAAGATGATTTCTTTGGTGGTTGTGATAATGATTCTCTACCTTTAGAGTCAAAACATGAGATTGATCTTGGAAGAGGAGGTAATTCAGGCCAAATTAGCCAGTTGAACGAAACGGAGAGGGAAAAGGATATTGACCTTGGTGTACTGGAGGATGATCTTTGTCTTTCTCCAGTTATGCCTCAAGATGTTGAAATTTCCATGCGAAGGGCGAATTCAGAGGGAGAATATCCAATTATGGCTGATTTATCTGATACCCTTGATGCAGTTTGGAAAGGTGTAATGCACCCAAATAGTGCAACATCAGATAGTAGTTATTCGCGAACTAATTCTGCCATTCTGGAGCCATTGGTAGGACAGTCTGATATGGAGAAGTGTAATGCCAACTTAGTTGGAGCAGAGACAGCTCGTCTTCTTCATTCTGCCTTAGTTTTAACAATGGTTGATTCTGTCGAGACATCTACAAGTTTGGTATCGATGCCTTCTTCAGCATATAATACAAAGATTTCGTTGTTGAATATCCCAAAGCCTGACATTGGCAACTATGATCCTGCCTTCATTTCATCGTTTAGGGAATTGGAAAAACAAGGGTATCTTCGGCTTCTTATGCATGTTGGTTCCACTGATACTGTTGTTCCTGTCTATGATGAGGAGCCCACTAGTATTATTGCATATTCATTGCTTACGCCAGAGTATAATGCTCAGATGGCTGAGCCAGAGAGGGTACTAGAACCTGTGAATACTGCACGCTCCTTGCCTATTATTGGTTCAGCTAAAATGAACTCAATTAAAACATGTGATGAAGAAGCTACAGATGCCTACCAAACTCTTCGATCCAAGGAAGAGACCATTTTATCCATGCCTAGACCCGAAAGTCTTCAGTTTGAGGATCTGCTTTTGTTCACTCAGGATTTGCATACAAGAGTTTGTTTTGTAAATGAGACTCCTTTGGGGCCGGTGAAATATACCATAACCTGCTACTTTGCTAAGCGGTTTGAGGCATTACGAAAAAAGTGTTGCCCTTCCGAGTTAGATTATGTAAGGTCTATTAGTCGTTGTAGGAGGTGGGGAGCCCAAGGTGGCAAAAGCAACGTTTTCTTTGCAAAAACTTTAGATGAGCGGTTTATTATCAAACAGGTCACAAAAATTGAGTTGGAATCATTCTTTCAGTTTGCACCCgcttattttatatatttgtctGAAGCAATACGTACAGGTTGTCCAACTTGCCTGGCAAAGGTCGTGGGGATGTATCAGGTacgatatttttttaattttcttttattgtagTTGTTGATGGACCTTCtctttgaaaaatagaaatgattttaaatgacTGCagttgaaaaatagaaatgataCAATCTAgcctttttttgttctaaatcaaaatttgattgaCGAGGAGATagattttcattaattttgtaaattagaAGTTTTTTTCAAGTCAAATAAGTTTGAGAAATCACAATTGTATTTGAAACCTCATGTATAATTATTTCAGTTGGGAAATAACATCTTGAAACTTCGTGTATAATTATCTTCTTGGGTTGTTTTTCGTCTTGAAGGTGTCCTCAAAGCATCCAAAGGGAGGAAAAGAATGCAAGCTTGACATTTTAGTGATGGAGAATCTTCTATTTCGGCATAATGTGACACGACTTTATGATCTAAAAGGGTCATCTCGATCGCGCTACAATTCAGACACGAGtggaaaaaataaagttcTTTTGGATCAGAATCTGATTGAATCTATGCCAACCTCCCCAATATTTTTGGGCAGCAAGGCAAAGCGGTTGTTAGAAAGAGCTGTTTGGAATGATACATCATTTTTAGCTGTAAgtttaatttatcttttttgggtCATCACATTTGATTTTCCAGGTTTTAATGTTCTCAACTGAGGTTTCTTAATTCAATTCAAGTCACTTCAAACATCATTAGCGTTTCTTACTAAATATCGTATACATGAATGAGCATCTCTATTTTAAGTCTAGCATGATATCTAGTTGAACGAGggttatttttctatatatatacacaacgCTAGTACTATAGGTTACTGATAGGAATGCTTGGGTAGAATTAGGATTAGGTTTTACACAAATTCAGAATTCTTGAAAGATTTcatgaactttttaaaatcacAAGCCGAACACACTTACCAAGCATCCATCCATTTTCGTGTGAAATTATATGGCTGACATATATTATCTCAAATTGCTGTTTCAGTcaattgatgtcatggactACTCACTATTAGTTGGCTTAGATGAGGAAAAGCAAGAGCTGGTTGTGGGGATTATTGATTTTATGAGGCAATATACTTGGGATAAACATCTTGAAACTTGGGTGAAGAACTCTGGCATTCTAGGTGGGCCCAAGAACGCTGCTCCTACTGTGATCTCACCTCATCAATACAAGAAACGTTTCAGAAAAGCTATGACTACATATTTTCTTA from Cucurbita pepo subsp. pepo cultivar mu-cu-16 unplaced genomic scaffold, ASM280686v2 Cp4.1_scaffold000126, whole genome shotgun sequence encodes the following:
- the LOC111783903 gene encoding 1-phosphatidylinositol-3-phosphate 5-kinase FAB1B-like isoform X2 translates to MGHPENKLSDLVGLVKSWMPWRSDPENVSRDFWMPDKSCRVCYECDSQFTFINRRHHCRRCGRVFCSKCTANSIPAPSTDPTNSREDSEKIRVCNYCFKQWGKEPSVLQDGDKATCSAVSLSSSSTSIGSSKSDYTCHSAISNVNSTPCSNDRQYYDPYSSGVITDEQDNLRNGKSINRTTSLLTSSSSYYGHYRSDDEEDDYYYGMYRSDSECRNISQSDNYYCDVNADEGLKLDGEDISKKGSPVMFDNQCPRDSEESSEDSDENDKGSECDFPTYAMQNTNNEAMDFQNNGILWLPPEPEDEEDEKTLLLDDDDDSCAPGEWGYVPSSLDSGECPVKGRSSEEHRKTAKNVVEGHFRALVSQLLEAENLPIGDEPYEDGWLDIITYLSWEAAAVLKPDTSKSGGMDPGGYVKVKYVAGGKRSESIIVKGIICKKNVAHRRMTREISKPCFFVLGGALEYQRVTNHLSSLDTLLQQELDHLKMAVAKIDSHHPNVLLVEKSVSRHAQEYLLSKNITLVLNIKRSLLERIACCTGASIIPTVDHVASLKLGYCDVFRVETFVEEHYSGDGQAGKKTTKTLMFFEGCPKPLCCTILLRGACGDELKKVKHVVQYATFAAYHLALETCFLADEGASVPELPLNSPITVALPHNPSNIDRSISAIPGFTCPSPDKSSEPKPSMEIGQYGKDAVPNRDSSIIKANIRLDNKDDDTVPISGKGEVSSQLRNSIYISSNALDGNTQASNGSTSQRPESSSTNLVTTKSSKEDFPLSPSDQQNILVSLSTRCVWKGTICDRAHLLRIKYYGSFDEPLGRFLRDRLFDQNYRCRSCGMPSEAHVNCYTHPQGSLTISAKKLPDFFLPGESEGKIWMWHRCLKCPRTNGFPPATRRVIMSDAAWGLSFGKFLELSFSNNAAASRVAGCGHFLHRDCLRFYGFGRTVACFHYAAINVQSVHIPPSLIEFYHNNLEWINKEANEVHNRAETLFAEVCKALPLIPKHELGSEQEDFGVNELNHYIQELEQIIIMEKEDFEVHFNEVLSGETTVGQPTVDIFEINKLHMHILFLSYIWVQRLSYAVTLRRKNSPYSSSNDLLTLDERGIESVEEFVEFTLGLGQDDFFGGCDNDSLPLESKHEIDLGRGGNSGQISQLNETEREKDIDLGVLEDDLCLSPVMPQDVEISMRRANSEGEYPIMADLSDTLDAVWKGVMHPNSATSDSSYSRTNSAILEPLVGQSDMEKCNANLVGAETARLLHSALVLTMVDSVETSTSLVSMPSSAYNTKISLLNIPKPDIGNYDPAFISSFRELEKQGYLRLLMHVGSTDTVVPVYDEEPTSIIAYSLLTPEYNAQMAEPERVLEPVNTARSLPIIGSAKMNSIKTCDEEATDAYQTLRSKEETILSMPRPESLQFEDLLLFTQDLHTRVCFVNETPLGPVKYTITCYFAKRFEALRKKCCPSELDYVRSISRCRRWGAQGGKSNVFFAKTLDERFIIKQVTKIELESFFQFAPAYFIYLSEAIRTGCPTCLAKVVGMYQVSSKHPKGGKECKLDILVMENLLFRHNVTRLYDLKGSSRSRYNSDTSGKNKVLLDQNLIESMPTSPIFLGSKAKRLLERAVWNDTSFLASIDVMDYSLLVGLDEEKQELVVGIIDFMRQYTWDKHLETWVKNSGILGGPKNAAPTVISPHQYKKRFRKAMTTYFLMVPDQWPSSTVSPSESHPDLCEESSEPEHSWDGKPYRYQSD
- the LOC111783903 gene encoding 1-phosphatidylinositol-3-phosphate 5-kinase FAB1B-like isoform X1 — protein: MGHPENKLSDLVGLVKSWMPWRSDPENVSRDFWMPDKSCRVCYECDSQFTFINRRHHCRRCGRVFCSKCTANSIPAPSTDPTNSREDSEKIRVCNYCFKQWGKEPSVLQDGDKATCSAVSLSSSSTSIGSSKSDYTCHSAISNVNSTPCSNDRQYYDPYSSGVITDEQDNLRNGKSINRTTSLLTSSSSYYGHYRSDDEEDDYYYGMYRSDSECRNISQSDNYYCDVNADEGLKLDGEDISKKGSPVMFDNQCPRDSEESSEDSDENDKGSECDFPTYAMQNTNNEAMDFQNNGILWLPPEPEDEEDEKTLLLDDDDDSCAPGEWGYVPSSLDSGECPVKGRSSEEHRKTAKNVVEGHFRALVSQLLEAENLPIGDEPYEDGWLDIITYLSWEAAAVLKPDTSKSGGMDPGGYVKVKYVAGGKRSESIIVKGIICKKNVAHRRMTREISKPCFFVLGGALEYQRVTNHLSSLDTLLQQELDHLKMAVAKIDSHHPNVLLVEKSVSRHAQEYLLSKNITLVLNIKRSLLERIACCTGASIIPTVDHVASLKLGYCDVFRVETFVEEHYSGDGQAGKKTTKTLMFFEGCPKPLCCTILLRGACGDELKKVKHVVQYATFAAYHLALETCFLADEGASVPELPLNSPITVALPHNPSNIDRSISAIPGFTCPSPDKSSEPKPSMEIGQYGKDAVPNRDSSIISNNVVNLNSLRLLKSNASSTSLSLLKQDVSISDNNMLSSKFTSEANIRLDNKDDDTVPISGKGEVSSQLRNSIYISSNALDGNTQASNGSTSQRPESSSTNLVTTKSSKEDFPLSPSDQQNILVSLSTRCVWKGTICDRAHLLRIKYYGSFDEPLGRFLRDRLFDQNYRCRSCGMPSEAHVNCYTHPQGSLTISAKKLPDFFLPGESEGKIWMWHRCLKCPRTNGFPPATRRVIMSDAAWGLSFGKFLELSFSNNAAASRVAGCGHFLHRDCLRFYGFGRTVACFHYAAINVQSVHIPPSLIEFYHNNLEWINKEANEVHNRAETLFAEVCKALPLIPKHELGSEQEDFGVNELNHYIQELEQIIIMEKEDFEVHFNEVLSGETTVGQPTVDIFEINKLHMHILFLSYIWVQRLSYAVTLRRKNSPYSSSNDLLTLDERGIESVEEFVEFTLGLGQDDFFGGCDNDSLPLESKHEIDLGRGGNSGQISQLNETEREKDIDLGVLEDDLCLSPVMPQDVEISMRRANSEGEYPIMADLSDTLDAVWKGVMHPNSATSDSSYSRTNSAILEPLVGQSDMEKCNANLVGAETARLLHSALVLTMVDSVETSTSLVSMPSSAYNTKISLLNIPKPDIGNYDPAFISSFRELEKQGYLRLLMHVGSTDTVVPVYDEEPTSIIAYSLLTPEYNAQMAEPERVLEPVNTARSLPIIGSAKMNSIKTCDEEATDAYQTLRSKEETILSMPRPESLQFEDLLLFTQDLHTRVCFVNETPLGPVKYTITCYFAKRFEALRKKCCPSELDYVRSISRCRRWGAQGGKSNVFFAKTLDERFIIKQVTKIELESFFQFAPAYFIYLSEAIRTGCPTCLAKVVGMYQVSSKHPKGGKECKLDILVMENLLFRHNVTRLYDLKGSSRSRYNSDTSGKNKVLLDQNLIESMPTSPIFLGSKAKRLLERAVWNDTSFLASIDVMDYSLLVGLDEEKQELVVGIIDFMRQYTWDKHLETWVKNSGILGGPKNAAPTVISPHQYKKRFRKAMTTYFLMVPDQWPSSTVSPSESHPDLCEESSEPEHSWDGKPYRYQSD